A genomic region of Populus nigra chromosome 11, ddPopNigr1.1, whole genome shotgun sequence contains the following coding sequences:
- the LOC133667956 gene encoding probable arabinosyltransferase ARAD1 gives MAEKHSSSSLGIISRKSMLCLFVFASVLFMLSWFFLLRSTSSAGFSGLSLLPHPKLIPLIDNGNSASWNRKDVEPSIGNRAILVDNEGEEEKPQKKDDLGDVKCSGFDNNYKQVLKIFMYDLPSEFHFGLLDWKPQGGSVWPDLRAKVPEYPGGLNLQHSIEYWLTLDLLASEVPGIPRAGSAVRVRNSSEADVIFVPFFSSLCYNRYSKVNPHQKKSKDKLLQEKLVKFLTSQKEWKRSGGRDHVLLAHHPNSMLDARVKLWTAIFILADFGRYPPNIANVGKDVIAPYKHVIRSYVNDSSNFDSRPTLLYFQGAIYRKDGGFARQELFYLLKDEKEVHFQFGSVQKDGVGKASQGMHSSKFCLNIAGDTPSSNRLFDAIASHCVPVIISDDIELPYENVLDYSQFCIFVRTSDAVREKFLVNLIRSIKKDEWTRMWKRLKEVENFFEFQYPSREGDAVQMIWQAVARKVPAIRLKVNKLRRFSRFGTQKDGELRKIPSPSNFW, from the exons ATGGCTGAGAAGCACTCCTCATCGTCTCTTGGGATTATTTCTAGGAAATCTATGCTTTGCTTGTTTGTGTTTGCGTCCGTCTTGTTTATGTTGTCTTGGTTTTTTCTGTTGCGTTCCACGAGCAGTGCTGGGTTTAGTGGCCTCAGTTTGTTACCTCATCCCAAACTTATTCCTCTGATTGATAATGGCAATTCTGCTTCCTGGAATCGGAAGGATGTTGAACCCTCGATTGGAAATCGAGCGATTCTTGTAGacaatgaaggagaagaagaaaaacctcaAAAGAAAGATGATTTAGGGGATGTGAAATGCAGCGGTTTTGATAATAATTACAAACAAGTTCTTAAGATTTTCATGTATGATTTGCCTTCTGAGTTTCATTTTGGACTCTTAGATTGGAAACCTCAGGGGGGTAGTGTTTGGCCTGATCTTAGAGCTAAAGTGCCTGAATACCCTGGTGGGCTCAACTTGCAACATAGTATTGAATATTGGCTTACATTGGATCTTCTTGCTTCCGAGGTTCCTGGCATTCCTAGAGCTGGTAGTGCAGTAAGAGTTCGAAATTCTAGTGAAGCCGATGTTATATTTGTTCcgttcttttcttctttatgcTACAACCGATATTCCAAGGTGAATCCACACCAAAAGAAGAGCAAGGACAAATTGTTGCAAGAAAAGTTGGTCAAGTTTTTGACTTCACAAAAGGAATGGAAGAGGTCTGGGGGGCGAGATCATGTCCTTTTGGCTCACCATCCAAATAGTATGTTAGATGCAAGGGTGAAGCTATGGACAGCAATCTTCATACTTGCAGACTTTGGGAGGTATCCTCCAAATATAGCAAACGTTGGCAAAGATGTGATTGCACCATACAAACATGTAATTAGAAGCTACGTCAACGACTCATCAAACTTTGATAGCCGCCCAACTTTGCTGTATTTTCAAGGAGCCATATACCGGAAAGAT GGTGGCTTCGCTCGGCAAgaattattttatcttcttaaagatgaaaaagaagTGCATTTTCAGTTTGGGAGTGTACAAAAAGATGGAGTGGGCAAAGCTTCTCAAGGGATGCACTCCTCCAAATTCTGCCTTAACATAGCAGGTGACACGCCCTCATCAAATCGTCTCTTTGATGCCATTGCTAGCCACTGTGTTCCGGTCATCATCAGTGATGACATTGAGCTCCCTTACGAGAATGTTCTTGACTACTCTCAATTCTGCATATTTGTTCGCACATCAGATGCTGTCAGAGAAAAGTTCCTCGTAAATCTCATCAGGAGTATTAAGAAGGATGAATGGACTAGAATGTGGAAGAGGTTGAAAGAAGTAGAAAATTTCTTTGAGTTCCAATATCCATCAAGGGAAGGTGATGCGGTTCAAATGATATGGCAGGCTGTAGCGAGAAAAGTTCCTGCAATTAGGTTGAAGGTAAATAAATTAAGGAGATTTTCACGTTTCGGCACCCAGAAAGATGGAGAGTTAAGAAAAATACCATCACCTAGTAATTTCTGGTGA